The DNA region AAATCTTATAATTCGCCTATTCTCAGGGGTTATATTTTTTAATAAAGCTCATGAGAATAAGGCGAATTTTTATTTTTTACATGATATTAAGTTAAAAAATTGGAGGTAATACAATGAGTCAAGGAACTGTAAAATGGTTTAATGCTGAAAAAGGTTTTGGTTTTATTGAAGTTGAAGGTGGAGAAGACGTATTCGTTCACTTCTCAGCAATCAATGACGAAGGCTTTAAATCACTGGAAGAGGGCCAAAAAGTGAGCTTTGATATCGCTCAAGGGAACCGCGGTGACCAAGCAGCAAACGTTACTAAATTATAAGTAACCCAACAAAAAGACAATGAGAAAAAAATCTCAGTGTCTTTTTGTTTTTTTGTGAAAAGAAAACCATACGCTAGGCGTATGGTTCCGGAAAGCTTTCAGCGA from Pueribacillus theae includes:
- a CDS encoding cold-shock protein codes for the protein MSQGTVKWFNAEKGFGFIEVEGGEDVFVHFSAINDEGFKSLEEGQKVSFDIAQGNRGDQAANVTKL